A DNA window from Niabella yanshanensis contains the following coding sequences:
- a CDS encoding SusC/RagA family TonB-linked outer membrane protein translates to MNNDCKGRIRPVLSLPMIIVMLLASVIVTAQDTKLVAGRIVDSVSRLPVVGASVAITGTTNVTRSNESGAFVISAATGQVLEITHVGYKTQMHTVDADSVLIEMVTTSEDLSDIVVVGYGQQKKASVVAAISSINATALKQTPAANLGIALAGRLPGLSVLQRSGVPGGEQMEFYIRGRSTVNGQQPLVLVDGVERDFTALDPREVETISILKDASATAVYGVRGANGVIMVTTRRGHSGKPKIDVTFEQTWQSPTRLPKMTSAYDYALLRNQVEVQDGRQPIYTDEELEHYRTGDFKELYPVRDFVGEFMRDLFPMRRMNVNVSGGNEKMRYFTTVGYLFQEGVFRIEKFPEYDYDPTSKANRVNFRSNFDININKSLKMFLNISGYMQKKNDPVVVPNNGAYLNDINAYSTVIGSLLQTPNNYHNDITPDGEVLSTFLKGGNINNVPYGMLNRSGFRNTLTNQVTATLGAEQSLAFITKGLSARVIASYDNTAVNQQVRQRTFQLYEAKRHPTNPDSVIYERTGTNPNSTLSDAQLQSQWNLLNIDASINYARSFGDHDLTAMGLFTRYQRVINIQLPFNYIGYVGRVTYGFRDKYLAEANFGYNGSEQFAPGHKMGFFPSLSVGWVATQEEFLQDAAPWLTFAKIRASYGQVGNDNMNGARFAFLTLWNGSLESQIGNEQLVWEKANKLNLGLEARLFRDFSLEADVFYERRNNILIPADGLVPTGMFGTGGVFVSGILPKINAGEIENRGFEVSAAYKKLIGNDFRFDVRVNGAYNKNKVLYLSEVMLPEEYAYRTRSTGLPLGQYFGYKTAGFFNSEQDIMDWYDQSGIGATPKPGDLKYMDMNGDGIITDADMVPLGGPEFPAWTFGAATSISFKGFDFSMMWQGVAERSFLIEGQRFFETFNFNEWHKEAWSQQRYDAGLPITYPRLDPGSSASKLPSDFWNADGSYIRLRNLEVGYTLNKRLSGKVGSSAVRIYANGLNLLTFDRYPVKYQDPEQNGSLLYPVFKAYNIGLNVTF, encoded by the coding sequence ATGAATAACGATTGTAAGGGCCGCATCCGCCCTGTCTTATCATTGCCAATGATAATTGTGATGCTTTTGGCTTCTGTTATAGTTACTGCCCAGGATACTAAACTGGTTGCTGGAAGAATAGTTGATTCGGTCAGCAGGTTACCTGTAGTTGGGGCCTCGGTTGCTATAACAGGCACCACCAATGTAACCAGGAGTAATGAGTCCGGGGCTTTTGTTATAAGCGCTGCTACAGGACAGGTTTTAGAGATTACGCATGTAGGGTATAAGACGCAGATGCACACTGTTGATGCCGATTCTGTTTTGATAGAAATGGTTACAACATCTGAAGATTTATCTGATATTGTGGTGGTAGGCTACGGCCAGCAAAAAAAGGCAAGTGTGGTTGCTGCTATATCCTCCATTAATGCAACGGCTCTTAAACAAACTCCGGCCGCAAATCTGGGAATTGCCCTTGCAGGCAGATTACCAGGTTTAAGTGTACTGCAACGTTCGGGTGTTCCCGGGGGTGAACAAATGGAGTTTTATATACGTGGACGCAGTACTGTCAATGGCCAGCAGCCTCTGGTACTGGTAGACGGTGTTGAAAGAGATTTTACTGCATTGGATCCGCGTGAAGTTGAGACCATATCAATACTTAAGGATGCCTCTGCAACAGCAGTTTATGGAGTAAGGGGCGCTAATGGGGTGATTATGGTTACCACCAGGAGAGGACATTCAGGTAAGCCTAAAATAGATGTTACTTTCGAACAAACATGGCAGTCTCCAACGCGGTTACCCAAAATGACCAGTGCTTACGACTATGCGCTGTTACGCAACCAGGTGGAGGTACAGGATGGAAGGCAGCCTATTTATACTGATGAAGAATTAGAGCATTACAGAACCGGTGACTTTAAAGAGTTGTACCCGGTAAGGGACTTTGTAGGTGAATTCATGCGGGATCTTTTCCCCATGAGAAGAATGAATGTTAACGTCAGCGGAGGTAACGAAAAAATGCGCTACTTTACTACGGTAGGCTACTTATTCCAGGAAGGAGTTTTTCGTATAGAAAAATTTCCTGAATATGATTATGATCCTACTTCTAAAGCGAACCGCGTCAACTTTCGTTCGAACTTTGATATAAATATCAATAAGTCGCTGAAGATGTTTCTGAATATCAGCGGCTATATGCAGAAGAAAAATGACCCGGTCGTTGTTCCTAATAATGGCGCCTATCTAAATGATATTAATGCTTATTCAACAGTAATAGGCTCTTTACTGCAAACTCCAAACAACTACCATAATGATATTACTCCCGATGGAGAAGTATTGTCAACCTTTTTGAAAGGAGGTAATATTAATAATGTTCCCTACGGTATGCTGAACCGGTCTGGTTTTCGAAATACACTCACCAACCAGGTTACAGCAACCCTGGGCGCAGAACAGTCTCTGGCTTTTATCACAAAGGGACTTTCTGCCAGGGTAATAGCTTCTTACGATAATACTGCAGTTAATCAACAGGTGCGCCAGAGAACGTTTCAGCTGTATGAAGCCAAAAGGCACCCTACTAATCCCGACTCAGTTATTTATGAACGAACCGGTACCAATCCCAACAGCACCTTATCCGACGCCCAGTTACAATCGCAATGGAATTTGCTGAACATAGATGCGTCGATCAATTATGCCCGTTCGTTTGGTGATCATGATCTTACCGCAATGGGACTGTTTACCCGCTATCAACGCGTGATTAATATTCAGCTGCCGTTTAACTATATAGGATATGTCGGACGTGTTACCTATGGTTTCAGGGATAAGTACCTGGCAGAAGCCAACTTTGGTTATAATGGCTCTGAGCAGTTTGCTCCCGGTCATAAGATGGGTTTTTTCCCCTCGCTTTCTGTTGGATGGGTAGCAACCCAAGAGGAGTTTTTGCAAGATGCCGCGCCCTGGTTAACGTTTGCCAAAATTCGCGCTTCTTATGGACAGGTGGGCAACGATAATATGAATGGAGCACGGTTTGCATTTTTGACTTTGTGGAACGGTAGCCTCGAAAGCCAGATCGGAAATGAACAATTGGTTTGGGAAAAGGCTAACAAACTGAACCTTGGATTGGAGGCCCGTTTGTTCAGGGATTTCAGCCTGGAAGCAGATGTTTTCTATGAAAGACGTAATAATATATTAATACCAGCAGATGGGTTGGTACCAACTGGTATGTTTGGTACAGGTGGTGTATTTGTATCAGGAATTCTCCCCAAAATCAATGCAGGAGAAATTGAGAACCGCGGCTTTGAAGTAAGTGCAGCCTACAAGAAACTGATCGGTAACGATTTTCGTTTCGATGTCAGGGTAAACGGTGCCTATAATAAGAACAAAGTATTATACCTCAGCGAGGTGATGCTGCCGGAGGAGTATGCTTACAGAACGCGCAGCACAGGGCTTCCCCTGGGACAATATTTCGGATATAAAACAGCTGGCTTTTTTAATTCCGAACAGGATATTATGGACTGGTATGATCAGTCGGGTATAGGAGCAACTCCCAAACCCGGAGACCTGAAGTATATGGATATGAATGGCGACGGTATTATAACCGATGCAGATATGGTGCCATTAGGTGGCCCCGAATTTCCGGCCTGGACCTTTGGTGCAGCAACCAGCATATCGTTCAAAGGATTTGATTTTAGCATGATGTGGCAGGGCGTTGCGGAAAGAAGCTTTTTGATTGAAGGCCAAAGATTTTTCGAGACTTTCAATTTTAATGAATGGCATAAAGAAGCATGGAGTCAGCAGCGGTATGATGCCGGATTGCCAATAACCTATCCGCGCCTGGACCCGGGTAGCAGCGCCAGTAAATTGCCGTCTGATTTCTGGAATGCGGATGGCAGCTATATCAGGTTGCGTAACCTTGAAGTAGGTTACACGCTGAATAAAAGACTTTCAGGGAAGGTGGGTTCTTCAGCCGTGAGAATTTATGCTAACGGTTTAAACTTACTCACATTCGACAGATATCCTGTTAAATACCAGGATCCCGAGCAAAACGGTAGTCTGCTATATCCCGTTTTTAAAGCTTACAATATTGGATTAAACGTAACATTTTAA
- a CDS encoding RagB/SusD family nutrient uptake outer membrane protein, which yields MKKEFFLLLFGIALTMMGCQKVLEKTPDGQITIDKVLNDFDRSKGLRDAVYGEVYQGRDMISFVHNPIEALTDNAFWAATYNAYRWHNGSLSLTDPVITWDWSSPAEQLWPDFWRGIRLANNAIKYLPQSTVIKEPQRSIWIAESRVLRCWFYMNLLEFYGAVPWLEEPIDPNFMGWNEFKRPTFNEIANKIEEELLAIIQSGVLPAKGNPAAKDPRYVDNAVAYAIRARVLLYNASPLNNPENDAAKWTRAANAAQDVINLQDYSLVPMENYKRLFIGAYASPASEIIWRAWSDNSHINNTNGVNVGPYPFAAINNIWNCGESPTQELVDCFEMKNGALPVTYNDATRTKITVNPAAAAVGYSEEVGGNPYANRDARFYVDVLYNMADYGVPFNGTQPYIIETFVGGRNGYNDVISRETQNSCTGYYSRKDKQITYWGPGTAKGHEPTHWVFFRLAEFYLQKAEALCETGDLAGAMTALNVIRARAGQPNIQLVPGFTGSQDFLRSRIRNERRVEYCLEGQYRFVDQRRWKILNPTNRFVTGMRITKGGDGRFSYERRKIRDYQSYTDKYLVMPIPLEDAKKMTGMLQPEAWR from the coding sequence ATGAAAAAGGAATTCTTCTTACTGCTTTTTGGGATAGCACTCACAATGATGGGTTGCCAGAAGGTTTTAGAAAAAACACCGGACGGGCAAATAACAATTGATAAAGTGCTCAACGATTTCGACAGAAGCAAGGGGCTGAGAGATGCTGTGTATGGAGAGGTGTATCAGGGCCGCGATATGATATCATTCGTTCATAACCCCATTGAAGCACTAACCGATAATGCGTTTTGGGCAGCCACCTATAATGCTTACAGATGGCATAATGGATCTCTCTCCTTAACTGATCCGGTAATAACCTGGGATTGGTCTTCTCCGGCCGAGCAGCTCTGGCCAGACTTCTGGAGAGGTATTCGTCTCGCCAATAACGCCATCAAATATTTGCCCCAGTCAACTGTGATCAAAGAACCCCAACGTAGTATATGGATTGCCGAATCACGCGTGCTTCGCTGTTGGTTTTACATGAACCTGTTGGAATTTTATGGCGCTGTCCCCTGGCTAGAGGAGCCAATCGATCCTAATTTTATGGGATGGAATGAATTTAAACGCCCCACTTTCAACGAAATTGCTAATAAAATTGAGGAAGAATTGCTTGCCATCATCCAATCCGGGGTATTACCCGCAAAAGGTAATCCCGCTGCAAAAGACCCCAGGTATGTAGATAACGCGGTTGCATACGCTATTAGAGCGCGGGTACTTTTGTATAATGCAAGTCCGCTTAATAATCCAGAAAATGATGCGGCTAAGTGGACGCGTGCCGCCAATGCTGCCCAGGATGTGATTAATCTGCAGGATTACAGCCTGGTTCCCATGGAGAATTACAAACGCCTCTTTATAGGAGCTTATGCCAGCCCTGCTTCGGAGATTATCTGGCGGGCCTGGTCCGATAACTCTCATATCAATAATACCAATGGCGTTAATGTGGGGCCTTATCCTTTTGCAGCAATCAATAATATATGGAACTGTGGCGAGTCGCCTACCCAGGAACTGGTAGACTGCTTCGAAATGAAGAATGGCGCCCTTCCTGTTACCTATAATGATGCTACCCGGACGAAGATAACAGTAAATCCTGCAGCAGCAGCTGTAGGCTACAGTGAGGAGGTAGGCGGAAACCCTTACGCCAACAGGGATGCGAGATTCTATGTAGATGTATTGTATAACATGGCGGATTATGGAGTGCCATTTAACGGAACACAGCCTTATATTATCGAAACTTTCGTTGGAGGTAGAAATGGTTACAATGATGTTATATCCCGGGAAACACAAAACTCCTGTACGGGTTATTACAGCAGGAAAGATAAGCAAATTACCTATTGGGGACCCGGAACTGCTAAAGGGCATGAACCTACGCACTGGGTGTTTTTCCGCCTGGCCGAATTTTATCTTCAAAAAGCGGAAGCCTTATGTGAAACAGGAGACCTGGCCGGTGCTATGACAGCCCTGAATGTGATAAGAGCGCGTGCTGGTCAACCTAATATTCAATTGGTACCAGGTTTCACCGGATCCCAGGATTTCCTCAGATCCCGTATCCGCAACGAGCGCCGCGTAGAGTATTGCCTGGAAGGCCAGTATCGTTTTGTTGACCAGCGACGCTGGAAAATTCTCAACCCAACCAACCGTTTTGTTACGGGTATGAGAATTACGAAAGGGGGGGACGGCAGGTTTAGCTATGAGAGAAGAAAGATAAGAGATTATCAATCTTATACAGACAAATACCTGGTAATGCCTATACCGCTTGAGGATGCCAAAAAAATGACCGGCATGTTACAGCCCGAAGCCTGGCGTTAA
- a CDS encoding DUF4998 domain-containing protein, whose amino-acid sequence MIRSLYVAMLLVLCACSKSESQADVIPGKVEALNIYPGKERVRIELSFSDPGIEYFDVYWKGRSLSKRIHKDEAVNRTVTSYIEQLNEGYHTFDVVAYNAGGKTSAAVQAQCMVYGEAYLSGLNNPLARDIVFIRGSIPYIEWNELEGDAVAINIDYTTAAGTAQRVRVIKGMSTVSLPGYKQLSEVAYQTQYLPGQNSIDTFAAPKQIIPFLTQYANHTLKNIIEKSGLVNRVISQTGTDIHPDVEYTRLQFENGSGAAFSLFALGVDLSKGNTSLTTLMPDNATQFGLQTVKTMAERRDVAGGKIIAAVNADFFDWSPVSGRPWGPVVVEEAVVKNFIKEGIGVTTYFGVKKDGSLSIDLTSSLSAADYNSFSNMTGGGTNLLYLRGAPRVYNDVVREPRTMIGYTSDKKVYLVLVDGRRPGYSVGMTIDELIAVMKSLGIYSATNLDGGGSSTMVLKNNNGAFEVVNRYSDASPRAVANAIAIKLK is encoded by the coding sequence ATGATTAGGAGTCTGTATGTTGCAATGTTGTTGGTCCTGTGCGCCTGCTCTAAGAGCGAATCCCAGGCTGACGTTATTCCGGGCAAGGTTGAAGCATTAAATATATATCCCGGTAAAGAACGGGTGCGGATTGAGCTTTCATTCTCAGATCCGGGTATTGAGTATTTTGATGTGTATTGGAAGGGGAGATCCCTGTCGAAAAGAATTCACAAGGATGAGGCGGTGAACCGCACTGTTACCAGTTATATTGAGCAGTTAAATGAAGGGTATCATACATTTGATGTGGTGGCCTATAATGCCGGAGGGAAAACTTCTGCTGCTGTGCAGGCTCAGTGTATGGTTTATGGGGAGGCTTATTTGTCCGGTTTAAATAACCCATTAGCGAGGGATATTGTTTTTATCCGGGGTAGTATCCCTTATATAGAATGGAATGAGCTGGAAGGAGATGCCGTAGCTATTAATATAGACTACACAACGGCAGCCGGAACGGCACAGAGGGTCAGGGTAATCAAAGGCATGTCCACGGTGTCGCTGCCCGGTTACAAACAGCTATCTGAAGTGGCTTATCAAACCCAGTATCTGCCCGGGCAAAACTCAATTGATACCTTTGCCGCGCCGAAACAAATTATTCCTTTCTTAACCCAATATGCCAATCACACTTTAAAAAATATTATTGAAAAATCCGGATTGGTAAACCGGGTTATTTCTCAAACCGGTACGGATATTCATCCCGATGTGGAATATACGAGGCTTCAGTTTGAGAACGGATCCGGTGCTGCATTTAGTCTTTTTGCACTTGGGGTGGATCTGAGTAAAGGTAATACCTCTTTAACTACGTTGATGCCGGATAATGCTACCCAATTTGGTTTACAGACTGTTAAAACAATGGCAGAACGTCGCGATGTTGCCGGAGGAAAGATCATAGCAGCTGTCAATGCCGATTTTTTTGACTGGTCGCCTGTATCGGGAAGGCCCTGGGGGCCGGTTGTGGTTGAAGAAGCGGTAGTAAAGAATTTTATAAAGGAAGGGATCGGTGTAACTACCTATTTCGGGGTGAAGAAGGATGGCAGCCTTTCTATCGATTTGACTTCGTCGTTATCTGCGGCTGATTACAATAGCTTCAGTAATATGACCGGAGGGGGAACCAACCTGCTGTATTTAAGAGGTGCGCCTCGTGTGTATAATGATGTGGTGAGAGAGCCACGCACTATGATTGGTTACACGAGCGATAAAAAAGTGTACCTGGTGCTGGTGGACGGCCGGCGTCCGGGATATTCTGTTGGTATGACAATCGACGAATTGATTGCCGTAATGAAAAGCCTGGGGATTTATTCGGCCACCAATCTTGATGGCGGGGGCTCCAGTACGATGGTACTGAAAAATAACAATGGTGCATTTGAAGTGGTAAACCGGTATTCCGATGCATCGCCGAGAGCTGTTGCCAATGCAATTGCAATTAAATTAAAGTAG
- a CDS encoding beta-N-acetylhexosaminidase — MPSFIKRLKITIGFFIVTIFFIYSTGVFAQPGNVSLLPYPAAMTITNETVAFEKTVKVYVATNRLVDRSYWTGIFQQMGLEPEWLKSASKAQVVFNIRKVKESSDDESYTLEIAPGRKTTIEATANSHRGILYALQTLRQLAKRSGSYTTFAACSISDKPAFSWRAFMLDESRHFHGKETVKRLLDEMAGLKMNVFHWHLVDDPAWRLEIKKYPALTAIASRGNFEHMMRFRDAPNRKDSLFHGPPARFYTQDNIKEIIAYAHYRGIKVVPEIEVPGHATASIFAYPWLGASSKEKGSGIHGDLYDVTDPKVEAFLHNVLDEVIALFPDGIVHIGGDEADYGHWKSSKSINDFMKKNAIPTYSDLQVWAINRMSKYIARKGYRMIGWNEITGDNIREEAHIQEGSTGKLAKGTIVQFWDGKVSLVNKAIGQGYDIVNSERHFTYLDYPYEVTSLTKAYSFNPVPQGIDSADQKKILGLGCQMWGEYTPTTERLYYQIFPRIAAFAEIGWVSPETKRSYVDFRKRLETLEQLWLHKGYIKEQSGKY, encoded by the coding sequence ATGCCTTCATTTATAAAACGTTTAAAAATCACTATTGGATTTTTTATTGTAACAATTTTTTTTATTTATTCAACGGGTGTTTTCGCGCAGCCTGGTAATGTAAGCTTGCTGCCTTACCCGGCGGCCATGACTATAACAAATGAAACAGTGGCATTTGAAAAAACCGTTAAAGTATACGTTGCAACAAACAGGTTGGTTGACAGAAGCTACTGGACAGGAATTTTTCAGCAAATGGGGCTGGAACCCGAATGGCTGAAGAGCGCCTCAAAAGCACAGGTTGTTTTTAACATCAGGAAGGTAAAAGAGAGTAGCGATGATGAATCTTATACTTTGGAAATAGCACCTGGCAGGAAAACAACCATTGAGGCAACTGCAAACAGCCATCGTGGTATTTTATACGCATTGCAAACGCTCAGACAACTGGCAAAACGATCCGGATCCTATACAACATTTGCGGCGTGTTCCATATCTGACAAGCCCGCATTTTCCTGGCGGGCTTTTATGTTGGATGAAAGCCGTCATTTTCATGGTAAAGAAACGGTGAAGCGGCTATTGGATGAAATGGCAGGTCTCAAAATGAATGTCTTTCACTGGCATTTGGTTGATGACCCTGCCTGGCGTTTGGAAATAAAAAAATATCCGGCACTTACGGCCATCGCATCAAGGGGAAACTTTGAACATATGATGCGGTTTCGTGATGCTCCCAACAGGAAGGATAGCTTGTTTCATGGACCGCCCGCCCGGTTTTATACACAGGATAATATAAAGGAGATTATTGCCTATGCGCACTATCGGGGTATCAAAGTGGTTCCGGAGATTGAAGTTCCCGGTCATGCAACAGCATCCATTTTTGCTTATCCCTGGTTAGGAGCCAGCAGCAAGGAAAAAGGGTCAGGAATTCATGGAGATCTGTATGATGTAACAGACCCGAAAGTTGAAGCGTTCCTGCATAATGTATTAGATGAAGTAATAGCATTATTTCCCGATGGTATCGTTCATATAGGAGGCGACGAGGCAGACTACGGGCATTGGAAAAGCTCAAAAAGTATTAATGATTTTATGAAAAAAAATGCTATTCCAACTTATTCTGATCTGCAGGTATGGGCCATTAACCGTATGTCAAAATATATTGCCCGGAAAGGATACCGGATGATTGGCTGGAACGAAATTACCGGTGATAACATAAGGGAAGAGGCGCATATACAGGAAGGTAGCACCGGGAAGCTTGCTAAAGGTACTATTGTGCAATTTTGGGACGGCAAAGTGAGCCTGGTAAATAAGGCAATTGGACAGGGATATGATATTGTTAATTCCGAGCGGCATTTTACCTATCTCGATTATCCATATGAAGTAACTTCTTTGACAAAAGCCTATTCCTTTAATCCGGTTCCCCAGGGTATAGACTCTGCTGATCAAAAAAAAATATTGGGTCTCGGTTGCCAGATGTGGGGTGAATATACTCCCACAACCGAACGTTTATATTATCAGATATTCCCCCGGATAGCAGCTTTTGCTGAAATAGGATGGGTTTCGCCGGAAACTAAAAGAAGCTATGTCGATTTTAGGAAAAGATTGGAGACACTGGAGCAGCTGTGGTTACATAAGGGATATATAAAAGAACAATCAGGCAAATACTAA
- a CDS encoding Ig-like domain-containing protein: MIVLTAILSALLSVTAASSCVKNGNEYTLADLQLDRQLLIMEAGQAEQVHVTAIPEATKQVTVQWASADENVAVVDNGWVTAVGAGETTVTVSYKNIRKTVQVKVNGPDTDKKLAVLFDRSLSNTPQAELILNGVANYTKQGLNITGTASTVKLDKFYAIAERKVQYHIRLSADAKAIFHSSEKDFKAYVDVVNKKISIATSPVTEKKVDFLKADQDYIIEIYHVYQQARLRITDMKTKQQAEVSAVNDGQGGTGKGVLQPGFAVGMQWDYYCFGLSSGTSMLVKRIAVSALKKKVKLLLYGDSITQPEGYFLSKDFHLAWTQQVINKLSGNAMSSGRGGAQIDMVMNYIKNELPFIETEYVMVTIGTNGGNTEAKLKDLVSYIKANGAIPILNNIPSNESGTQVAVNDLLAKVRNDMNIKGCRFDLPTSIDGDGKVVDKSTMYWEDYSGSYGWQIYHHPNEIGGVKMFQQTLIDLPVLYQ, translated from the coding sequence ATGATCGTACTTACGGCAATTTTATCGGCTTTGTTATCTGTAACTGCGGCCAGCAGTTGTGTGAAAAATGGAAATGAGTATACATTGGCAGATCTGCAGCTGGACCGGCAATTGTTGATTATGGAAGCAGGACAGGCGGAGCAGGTTCATGTAACCGCAATTCCGGAGGCAACGAAACAGGTAACAGTTCAATGGGCTTCCGCTGACGAAAACGTTGCGGTGGTTGATAATGGATGGGTAACAGCAGTTGGTGCAGGAGAAACAACCGTAACTGTAAGTTACAAAAACATACGTAAAACAGTGCAGGTTAAAGTGAATGGTCCGGATACGGATAAGAAGCTGGCGGTTCTCTTTGACAGGTCTCTTTCCAATACCCCGCAAGCAGAATTAATTTTAAACGGTGTCGCCAATTATACTAAGCAGGGATTGAATATAACCGGTACCGCCAGTACGGTCAAACTGGATAAATTTTATGCTATTGCCGAACGCAAGGTACAATATCATATAAGGCTGTCTGCAGATGCAAAAGCTATATTTCACAGCAGCGAGAAAGATTTTAAGGCCTATGTAGATGTTGTTAATAAAAAAATAAGCATTGCGACCAGTCCTGTTACAGAGAAAAAAGTTGACTTTCTGAAAGCTGACCAGGACTATATTATTGAGATCTATCATGTATATCAGCAGGCAAGACTACGTATTACCGATATGAAGACAAAACAGCAGGCAGAGGTTTCGGCAGTGAATGACGGGCAGGGAGGTACCGGTAAAGGCGTATTGCAGCCGGGCTTTGCCGTGGGCATGCAATGGGACTACTATTGCTTCGGTCTTTCAAGCGGAACATCCATGCTGGTAAAGCGAATCGCTGTCAGTGCTTTAAAGAAGAAAGTAAAATTGTTGCTGTATGGCGATTCTATTACGCAGCCGGAAGGATATTTCCTGTCTAAGGATTTTCATTTAGCCTGGACGCAACAGGTAATCAATAAGCTGAGCGGCAATGCTATGTCGAGCGGGCGTGGAGGAGCACAGATTGATATGGTAATGAATTATATTAAGAATGAACTGCCCTTTATCGAAACAGAATATGTAATGGTCACCATAGGAACCAATGGCGGTAATACAGAAGCTAAATTAAAAGACCTCGTCAGTTACATCAAAGCCAATGGGGCGATACCTATTCTTAATAATATACCCAGTAACGAAAGCGGAACGCAGGTGGCGGTAAATGACCTGTTGGCCAAAGTGAGGAATGACATGAATATAAAAGGATGCCGGTTCGATTTACCTACTTCTATAGATGGTGATGGCAAAGTGGTAGATAAATCTACTATGTATTGGGAGGATTACAGTGGTAGCTATGGATGGCAGATTTATCATCATCCCAATGAAATCGGGGGTGTTAAAATGTTTCAGCAAACACTGATTGATTTACCGGTTTTATATCAATAA
- a CDS encoding DUF4998 domain-containing protein — protein MKNFLFTPLLLLVLAVSCKKEETAAPVAVDALVAYPGKNRAMVTFSVPPGAVRGKVFYNSGSFKEFDVTGAEQSVVVDDLSEQEHILKVVTINAEGRVSDPKAVKAQVYGAGYEGGLKPRRWKDQINHSPTSIEIVFEPAFENETDVVVFFTNTSGKKDSVDMPATNNSIVLNSIDISQPYYFYSRYKPETSAIDHFLSSNVDAKSALLFNFQKSGWKVAGVSDEVAGRSAAMAIDNNTATLWQSSASAPKPAAQHWITVDMGTSKVIDGFNLLHSYTNEKSAKKIRIDISLDNTTWTTALEGTLNVSFLRQVLPLQKSVNARYFRITAVEMFDANTPGLVFSEIDVYNAQTTSGDNGHTSYSSGTAVAMTNAKNPFVGDGSNPFPTLGDYRLQKVLGWTHSTNAIATFDNAKLSLFTASVWGLPVVTNGKLHQTLNLQPGNYVLKINVAGADGPVDIYGMVVRGSALPDYGTVTAANTVMRYADLMAFQNKVVELPFNVSVAGAVSIGVVYNIRSQYSINQKPWSTFTINGFELTRVVL, from the coding sequence ATGAAAAATTTTCTTTTCACACCCTTGTTGCTTTTGGTGCTTGCTGTTTCATGCAAAAAAGAAGAAACAGCTGCCCCGGTCGCAGTAGATGCCCTGGTTGCCTATCCCGGGAAAAACCGTGCCATGGTTACTTTTTCAGTACCTCCCGGAGCGGTAAGAGGCAAAGTGTTTTATAATAGCGGCAGCTTTAAAGAATTTGATGTAACAGGTGCAGAACAGTCTGTTGTAGTAGACGATCTGTCTGAGCAGGAACATATCCTCAAGGTAGTTACTATAAATGCAGAAGGCAGGGTTTCAGACCCCAAAGCTGTTAAGGCTCAAGTCTATGGTGCCGGTTATGAAGGGGGGCTGAAGCCGAGACGCTGGAAAGACCAGATCAATCATTCGCCAACTTCTATAGAGATTGTATTTGAGCCGGCATTTGAGAATGAAACAGATGTGGTGGTTTTTTTTACCAATACATCCGGGAAAAAAGATAGTGTTGATATGCCTGCGACCAATAATTCAATTGTATTGAATAGTATCGATATAAGCCAGCCGTACTATTTCTATTCCCGTTACAAGCCCGAAACTTCGGCAATTGATCATTTCCTGTCTTCCAACGTAGATGCAAAAAGCGCTTTGTTATTTAACTTTCAAAAAAGCGGTTGGAAAGTAGCGGGTGTATCTGACGAGGTGGCCGGACGCAGTGCTGCTATGGCAATTGATAATAATACCGCAACGCTTTGGCAGTCCTCGGCCTCGGCGCCTAAACCGGCAGCGCAGCACTGGATTACTGTTGATATGGGGACATCGAAGGTTATCGACGGTTTTAACCTGTTACATTCTTATACCAACGAAAAGTCGGCGAAGAAAATACGTATCGATATTAGCCTGGATAACACTACCTGGACGACCGCCCTGGAGGGAACACTTAATGTTAGCTTTTTGAGACAGGTATTACCGCTTCAAAAATCGGTGAACGCCCGTTACTTCAGGATTACTGCTGTTGAAATGTTTGATGCGAATACACCGGGACTGGTATTTTCAGAGATCGATGTTTATAATGCACAAACCACCAGTGGGGATAATGGTCATACCAGCTATTCATCCGGCACCGCTGTAGCTATGACCAATGCTAAAAATCCATTTGTCGGAGATGGATCTAATCCTTTTCCGACACTGGGCGACTATCGCCTGCAGAAAGTATTGGGCTGGACGCATAGTACGAACGCTATAGCCACATTTGACAATGCTAAGTTATCATTGTTTACTGCATCTGTATGGGGATTGCCGGTTGTAACAAACGGAAAATTGCATCAAACGCTGAACCTGCAGCCGGGTAACTATGTCTTAAAAATTAATGTAGCCGGTGCAGATGGACCTGTAGATATTTATGGCATGGTGGTTCGCGGATCCGCTCTCCCGGATTACGGTACTGTTACAGCGGCCAACACAGTAATGCGCTATGCTGATTTAATGGCTTTTCAAAATAAAGTGGTAGAGCTACCTTTTAATGTATCCGTAGCAGGGGCTGTAAGCATTGGAGTGGTGTATAATATCCGAAGTCAGTATAGTATTAATCAAAAGCCCTGGTCCACATTTACAATCAACGGCTTTGAATTAACCCGTGTGGTGTTGTAA